One part of the Thermodesulfobacterium commune DSM 2178 genome encodes these proteins:
- the rplJ gene encoding 50S ribosomal protein L10, protein MLTRARKAEIIKDVKEKFVKSQGVFVTSFKGFTVAESNEIRKLIREKGGEFRVIKNTLIRIASENTDFKPINDYIEGPTALVFAYQDPVEIAKVLNDFVKKHPSLQIKGFVIQGKGYKPEYIEDLVKLPPREVLLAQVLGTIQAPVSNFVGVLAAIIRNFLYVLKAIEEKKAKGE, encoded by the coding sequence TTGCTTACCCGAGCTCGTAAGGCAGAAATCATTAAAGATGTAAAAGAGAAATTTGTTAAGTCGCAGGGGGTTTTTGTAACTTCTTTTAAAGGATTTACGGTAGCTGAGAGCAATGAAATAAGAAAACTTATCAGGGAAAAGGGAGGCGAATTTAGGGTTATTAAAAATACACTTATCAGGATTGCCTCTGAAAATACAGATTTTAAACCTATAAACGATTATATCGAAGGGCCTACAGCTTTGGTTTTTGCATATCAAGACCCGGTAGAGATTGCTAAGGTTTTAAACGATTTTGTAAAAAAACATCCATCTTTACAAATAAAAGGTTTTGTAATACAGGGCAAAGGTTATAAACCTGAATACATTGAAGATTTAGTTAAACTTCCTCCAAGAGAGGTTTTGTTGGCTCAGGTTCTTGGTACTATACAGGCTCCAGTGTCCAACTTTGTTGGAGTGTTGGCGGCTATTATCAGGAATTTCCTTTATGTGCTTAAGGCTATTGAAGAAAAGAAGGCAAAAGGTGAGTAA
- the rplL gene encoding 50S ribosomal protein L7/L12, giving the protein MPVTKEEVIEFIANMTVLELSQFIKELEEKFGVTAAAPVAAVAAVGAVAGASAEAAPAEEKTEFDVILTEAGANKINVIKVVREITGLGLKEAKDLVESAPKPVKTGVSKNEAEEIKKKLEEVGAKVEIK; this is encoded by the coding sequence ATGCCAGTAACCAAAGAGGAAGTCATCGAGTTTATCGCCAACATGACTGTTTTAGAACTTTCTCAATTCATCAAAGAGTTGGAGGAGAAGTTTGGTGTAACTGCGGCTGCTCCTGTGGCAGCTGTGGCAGCTGTGGGTGCTGTGGCTGGTGCTTCTGCTGAAGCTGCTCCAGCTGAGGAAAAAACAGAATTTGATGTAATTTTGACTGAAGCTGGTGCCAACAAGATTAATGTAATCAAGGTGGTAAGGGAAATTACAGGATTAGGGTTAAAAGAGGCTAAGGATTTAGTTGAAAGTGCGCCCAAGCCAGTAAAAACTGGCGTTAGCAAGAACGAAGCAGAAGAGATTAAGAAAAAATTAGAAGAAGTAGGTGCCAAAGTAGAAATCAAGTAA
- the rpoB gene encoding DNA-directed RNA polymerase subunit beta, translated as MLNNQRNVSIRKSFAKTKQIQEVPNLLKIPKESYEKFLQAKTPPENRLDVGIHRCFKSVFPIRDYSETAVLEYIDYKILEPEYTPEEAKDKGLTYEAPMKLKVRLVTYDLDPETGIKSIKDVKEQEVYFGTIPLMTEDGRFIINGTERAIVNQLQRSPGVVFEKEKTHAKAGRLTYIARVIPVKGSWLDFIYDYKGRFFVRIDKRKNILATVFLKAMGMTEEEILSIFYPTETYLILEEGVERVLDYELLAGQKADFDIVNPETGEVILKKGKVITAGLIKKLKRLGITSIKLTDEALIGKICAKDVVDPAGTGEVLLETNQEITKEKLDLLREKGINEVKVLFIDPHYYTSSVREALKSDKAKNREEALIEIYRKMRPSSPVSYEVAEAYFRSLFFDPETYDLSEIGRYKINLRLNLDIPITQRVLTRQDVIAILKELIRLREREEEGDDIDSLSNRRVRAVGELVENQFLIGLMRMERAIKEKLQLQELEEITPVELINSKPVVGAVKEFFAQGQLSQFMDQTNVLSMLTHKRRLSALGPGGLTRERAGFEVRDVHPSHYGRICPIETPEGPNIGLIVSPTTFAQTNPYGFLETPYRMVKDGRVTDQVIYLNAAEEKDLVIAQSTIRLDKQGNILDEYVPARKNGEFVIAHRDEVDLIDLIPAQVVSISSSLIPFLEHDDANRALMGSNMQRQAVPLIKTKAPLVGSGMEKVVALNSGMVVVAEADGVVEDVDSTRIVVKYDPKEGELPEVKIYELIKWKKSNQNTCFSQRPIVKPGQRVKKGEILADGPSISQGELALGKDVLVAFMPWRGYNFEDSIIISERLVRDDVFTSIHIEEFECVARETKLGREEITRDLPNVSEELLTNLDESGIIKIGSYVKPGDILVGKVTPKGETTLTPEEKLLRAIFGEKAKDVKDTSLRVPAGIEGIVIDTKILTRKGIEKDARAKQKEDETIAKLLRNQAAVLEVLFRYTVNRLAYVLNGEVATAELEREGQVFINKGEALTLEKLKTLPTSLLTKLKDIVPSAKKEVVSEIIKAYEKRRKEIIEEYETHINRIKKGDELPPGVLKVVKVYVAMKRKLQPGDKMAGRHGNKGVVSKIVPIEDMPYLPDGTPVDMILSPLGVPSRMNIGQLLETHLGWACKELGKKLSKLAQEYQVESVKALLKEIFYEDEYEKLVEGKTDEEILELAKGFADGIPIATPVFAGAKEEEIKKWLSLAGLNESGTTVLYNGMTGEPFSEPVTVGYMYMLKLHHLVDDKIHARSTGPYSLITQQPLGGKSQFGGQRLGEMEVWAIEAYGAAYTLHEFLTVKSDDVEGRTKMYEKLVKGKNFLEGGMPESFKVLTKELQGLCLDIETIEE; from the coding sequence ATGCTAAACAACCAAAGGAATGTATCTATTCGTAAAAGTTTTGCTAAAACAAAACAGATCCAAGAAGTACCTAATCTTTTAAAAATACCTAAGGAATCCTATGAGAAGTTTTTACAGGCCAAAACCCCTCCAGAAAACAGACTAGACGTAGGTATTCATAGGTGTTTTAAATCAGTATTTCCGATAAGAGATTACTCTGAGACAGCGGTTTTAGAATATATAGATTATAAAATTTTAGAACCAGAATATACCCCGGAAGAGGCTAAAGATAAAGGTTTAACCTATGAAGCTCCGATGAAATTAAAGGTAAGGTTGGTAACCTATGACTTAGACCCAGAAACTGGTATAAAGAGTATTAAAGATGTTAAAGAGCAAGAGGTATATTTTGGCACCATTCCTTTGATGACTGAAGACGGAAGGTTTATCATAAATGGGACAGAACGTGCTATTGTCAATCAACTTCAGCGTTCTCCTGGTGTTGTCTTTGAAAAAGAAAAAACTCATGCTAAAGCAGGTAGGTTAACCTATATTGCAAGAGTTATTCCGGTTAAAGGGTCTTGGTTAGACTTTATTTATGATTATAAAGGGAGATTTTTTGTAAGAATAGACAAAAGAAAAAACATTTTAGCTACTGTTTTTCTTAAGGCTATGGGAATGACTGAGGAAGAAATTTTATCTATCTTTTATCCTACAGAGACTTACTTAATCTTAGAGGAAGGTGTAGAAAGAGTTTTAGATTACGAACTTTTAGCAGGCCAAAAAGCAGATTTTGATATCGTTAATCCAGAGACCGGAGAGGTTATCTTAAAAAAAGGCAAGGTTATTACCGCAGGGTTGATAAAAAAACTAAAAAGGTTAGGTATTACCTCTATAAAATTGACTGACGAAGCCCTGATAGGTAAGATTTGTGCTAAAGATGTGGTAGACCCAGCAGGTACTGGTGAGGTTCTTTTAGAGACCAACCAGGAAATAACTAAGGAAAAATTAGATTTACTTAGAGAGAAAGGTATAAACGAGGTAAAAGTTCTTTTTATAGATCCTCATTACTATACTTCTTCTGTGAGAGAGGCTTTAAAAAGTGATAAAGCAAAAAACAGGGAAGAGGCTCTTATCGAAATCTATAGAAAAATGCGTCCTTCAAGCCCTGTAAGTTATGAAGTGGCAGAGGCTTACTTTAGGTCTCTCTTTTTTGACCCTGAGACTTATGACCTTTCAGAAATAGGCCGTTATAAAATCAACCTACGTTTAAACTTAGATATTCCAATTACTCAAAGGGTACTTACTAGGCAAGACGTGATAGCCATTTTAAAGGAATTGATAAGACTTAGGGAAAGAGAGGAAGAAGGAGACGATATAGACAGTCTTTCCAACAGAAGGGTTAGAGCAGTAGGAGAATTGGTAGAAAATCAGTTTCTTATAGGTCTTATGCGGATGGAAAGGGCGATAAAAGAAAAACTCCAACTTCAAGAACTTGAGGAGATAACCCCTGTAGAGCTTATAAACAGCAAGCCTGTTGTGGGTGCGGTAAAAGAATTTTTTGCCCAGGGTCAGCTTTCTCAGTTTATGGACCAAACTAACGTTCTCTCCATGCTTACCCATAAAAGAAGACTTTCTGCTTTAGGACCAGGTGGTTTGACCAGAGAAAGGGCAGGTTTTGAGGTTAGAGACGTTCATCCCAGTCATTATGGAAGGATCTGTCCTATCGAAACCCCTGAAGGTCCAAACATCGGTTTGATTGTTTCTCCTACCACGTTTGCCCAGACCAATCCTTATGGATTTTTAGAAACACCATATAGAATGGTTAAAGATGGTAGGGTTACAGATCAAGTAATTTACTTGAATGCTGCTGAAGAAAAAGATTTGGTTATAGCTCAATCTACTATTAGACTGGATAAACAAGGAAATATTTTGGATGAATATGTTCCTGCCAGAAAAAACGGAGAGTTCGTTATAGCTCATAGGGACGAGGTTGATTTGATAGACCTTATACCTGCTCAGGTGGTTAGTATTTCCAGTTCTTTGATCCCCTTCCTTGAACATGATGACGCTAACCGTGCACTTATGGGATCTAACATGCAACGACAGGCTGTCCCTTTGATAAAAACTAAGGCTCCTTTGGTCGGTTCTGGTATGGAAAAGGTGGTGGCTTTAAACTCAGGTATGGTGGTAGTGGCAGAAGCTGATGGTGTGGTTGAAGATGTAGACAGCACCCGGATAGTGGTAAAATATGATCCTAAAGAAGGAGAGCTTCCTGAAGTAAAAATTTATGAGTTAATTAAATGGAAAAAGTCTAACCAGAATACTTGCTTTTCACAAAGACCTATCGTGAAACCAGGACAGAGGGTTAAAAAAGGAGAGATTTTGGCAGACGGGCCCTCTATTAGCCAAGGAGAATTAGCGTTGGGTAAAGATGTTTTGGTAGCTTTTATGCCTTGGAGAGGTTATAATTTTGAGGACTCTATCATCATTTCTGAAAGGTTGGTGAGAGACGATGTTTTTACCTCTATTCATATAGAGGAGTTTGAATGTGTTGCCAGGGAGACTAAGCTTGGAAGAGAAGAAATTACAAGGGATCTCCCTAACGTAAGTGAAGAACTTTTAACCAATCTTGATGAAAGCGGTATAATAAAAATAGGGAGTTATGTAAAACCTGGAGATATTTTAGTAGGGAAGGTAACCCCTAAAGGAGAGACAACTCTTACTCCTGAGGAAAAACTTTTAAGAGCTATTTTTGGAGAAAAAGCAAAAGATGTAAAAGACACTTCTTTAAGAGTTCCTGCAGGTATAGAAGGTATTGTAATAGATACCAAGATTCTTACCCGAAAAGGTATAGAAAAAGATGCAAGAGCTAAACAAAAGGAAGATGAAACTATAGCTAAACTTTTGAGAAACCAAGCAGCTGTTTTAGAAGTTCTTTTTAGATATACAGTAAACAGATTGGCTTATGTTTTAAATGGAGAGGTAGCTACTGCTGAGCTTGAAAGAGAGGGGCAGGTTTTTATCAACAAGGGAGAGGCTTTGACCTTAGAGAAACTTAAGACTTTGCCTACTTCTCTGTTAACTAAGTTGAAAGATATAGTTCCCTCGGCTAAAAAAGAGGTAGTTTCTGAGATTATAAAAGCTTATGAAAAGAGGAGAAAAGAGATTATAGAAGAGTATGAAACACACATTAATAGGATAAAGAAAGGAGATGAACTGCCCCCTGGTGTTTTAAAGGTGGTGAAGGTTTATGTAGCCATGAAGAGAAAGCTTCAGCCAGGAGATAAGATGGCAGGAAGACATGGAAACAAAGGTGTGGTTTCTAAAATCGTTCCTATCGAGGACATGCCCTATTTGCCTGACGGAACTCCGGTAGATATGATCCTTTCACCTTTAGGTGTTCCTTCTCGTATGAACATAGGTCAGCTTCTTGAAACCCATCTGGGATGGGCTTGTAAGGAGTTAGGTAAGAAGTTAAGCAAATTGGCTCAAGAATATCAGGTAGAAAGTGTAAAGGCGCTTTTAAAAGAGATTTTTTATGAAGACGAATATGAGAAGTTAGTAGAAGGTAAGACTGATGAAGAAATATTAGAGCTTGCTAAAGGTTTTGCGGATGGAATTCCTATTGCTACTCCTGTTTTTGCAGGGGCTAAGGAGGAAGAGATTAAAAAGTGGTTGTCTTTAGCTGGGTTAAATGAAAGTGGAACTACTGTTCTTTATAATGGTATGACAGGAGAACCTTTCTCTGAACCGGTAACCGTAGGTTATATGTATATGTTAAAACTTCATCACTTGGTTGATGATAAGATCCATGCTCGTTCTACTGGGCCTTACTCCTTAATAACCCAGCAACCCCTTGGAGGAAAATCTCAGTTCGGTGGGCAGAGATTGGGAGAGATGGAAGTCTGGGCTATAGAGGCTTATGGAGCTGCTTATACTCTTCATGAGTTCCTTACGGTTAAAAGTGACGATGTAGAAGGACGTACCAAGATGTATGAAAAACTGGTTAAAGGTAAAAACTTCTTAGAAGGAGGTATGCCTGAAAGCTTTAAGGTGTTAACCAAAGAGTTACAAGGTCTTTGCCTTGATATAGAAACTATAGAAGAATAA